In Persicimonas caeni, a single window of DNA contains:
- the larB gene encoding nickel pincer cofactor biosynthesis protein LarB: MTTKISQLLQAFKQGDVDEDEVIQRLVRQPFEEHMLGRFDHHREARTGIPEAILAEGKDPAAVADIFANYLERDEQLIATRVTDAIVDALGELMPELHYFPDARIVATQMPEPAESRHTVMVISAGALDRRVAEETAVTCQLLRNPVDRVFDVGVAGLTRFATELDRFDKAGIIIVCAGMDGALPSVVGGLAVQPVIAVPTSVGYGASFGGVAPLLTMLNSCSPGTAVMNIDNGFGAAVLATKMNQLACRTA; encoded by the coding sequence ATGACCACCAAAATCAGCCAACTCCTCCAAGCGTTCAAACAAGGCGACGTCGACGAAGACGAAGTCATCCAGCGGCTGGTGCGCCAGCCTTTCGAAGAGCATATGCTGGGCCGCTTCGACCACCACCGCGAGGCCCGCACGGGCATCCCGGAGGCGATCTTGGCCGAGGGCAAAGACCCGGCGGCCGTCGCCGACATCTTCGCCAACTACCTGGAGCGCGACGAGCAGCTCATCGCCACCCGCGTGACCGACGCCATCGTCGACGCGCTGGGCGAGTTGATGCCCGAGCTGCACTACTTCCCCGACGCGCGCATCGTGGCCACCCAGATGCCCGAGCCGGCCGAAAGCCGCCACACCGTCATGGTCATCTCGGCAGGCGCGCTCGACCGACGCGTGGCCGAGGAGACGGCGGTGACCTGCCAGCTCTTGCGCAACCCGGTCGACCGCGTCTTCGACGTCGGCGTGGCCGGGCTGACGCGGTTTGCCACCGAGCTCGACCGCTTCGACAAGGCGGGCATCATCATCGTGTGCGCCGGCATGGACGGCGCGCTCCCCAGCGTGGTCGGCGGCCTGGCCGTCCAGCCGGTCATCGCCGTGCCCACGAGCGTGGGCTACGGCGCGAGCTTCGGCGGCGTCGCGCCCCTGCTCACCATGCTCAACTCGTGCTCGCCGGGCACGGCGGTCATGAATATCGACAACGGGTTTGGGGCGGCGGTGTTGGCGACGAAGATGAATCAGTTGGCGTGTAGAACGGCGTGA
- a CDS encoding DUF695 domain-containing protein, producing the protein MFPNYTPQIETFPRRVGSSETIIGVDLQLEDEVPIDALPWVTALRVSAPADNDEAKAAGHFPAESGYDIEKQLFSPLTGSATKSAVLVGSVSSLQSAEWFIYSREPLAEQLEEAISERFPDIEVHARAQHDPGWSVYREFLCPSQVERFLLRNRRTVRELAELGQSTDDARPVDHTVWFTSPDDRNAFAETVADDGFALHYPDQDVPLEADEEDVEYGLTITRAESVTIEQMDELVRELFKLTSRFGGEYEGWHVQH; encoded by the coding sequence ATGTTCCCAAACTACACCCCCCAGATCGAAACATTCCCGCGGCGTGTCGGCTCGTCCGAGACGATCATCGGCGTCGACCTGCAACTCGAAGACGAGGTGCCCATCGACGCGCTGCCGTGGGTGACCGCGCTTCGGGTTTCGGCGCCGGCCGACAACGACGAGGCCAAGGCCGCCGGCCACTTTCCGGCCGAGTCGGGCTACGACATCGAAAAGCAGCTCTTCTCGCCGCTGACCGGCAGCGCCACCAAGAGCGCGGTGCTGGTGGGGTCGGTCTCCTCGCTGCAGTCGGCCGAGTGGTTCATCTACTCGCGCGAACCCCTGGCCGAGCAGCTCGAAGAGGCCATCTCGGAGCGCTTTCCCGACATCGAAGTGCACGCGCGCGCCCAACACGACCCGGGCTGGTCGGTCTACCGCGAGTTCCTGTGCCCCTCGCAGGTCGAGCGGTTCTTGCTCAGAAACCGACGCACCGTGCGCGAGCTGGCCGAGCTCGGCCAGTCGACCGACGACGCACGCCCCGTCGACCACACCGTCTGGTTCACCTCCCCCGACGACCGCAACGCGTTCGCCGAGACCGTCGCCGACGATGGCTTCGCGCTGCACTATCCCGACCAAGACGTCCCGCTAGAGGCCGACGAAGAGGACGTCGAGTACGGCCTGACGATCACCCGCGCCGAGTCGGTCACCATCGAGCAGATGGACGAGTTGGTGCGCGAGCTGTTCAAGCTCACGTCGCGTTTTGGCGGGGAGTACGAGGGGTGGCACGTGCAGCATTAG
- the larC gene encoding nickel pincer cofactor biosynthesis protein LarC has translation MKHIHIDMLGGIAGDMFLAAAIDADLVDTAALESALSSLGVGDIRIVTERVRRGAISGTHVHFEGWDPAEERDHRHLSTILEMLDTSGLDAAVKARAKEMFQTLGESESKVHDIPLETVHFHECGALDSIFDFVSAAFIIETTGASWSASAVPTGSGTVETDHGTVPVPVPATADILKGFELIARPVQAELVTPTGATILKTLRGMNPGFDRPQATVSTVGYGCGTRELAEFSNVVRFLVLETEATGDEADETRDVVAKLTCEIDDMQPELFPSVEAKLFDEGALDVVREPVYMKKGRQGIRLSVLCRPADRDRLADVLFRETTTFGVRVEQVERLKLARKILEVETSAGTVHVKVGYKDGKVLKATPEYEDCLRLAAETGTPVREIYIDALTAAASH, from the coding sequence ATGAAACACATCCACATCGACATGCTCGGCGGCATCGCCGGCGATATGTTCTTGGCCGCCGCCATCGACGCCGACCTCGTCGACACCGCCGCCCTGGAGAGCGCGCTCAGCTCGCTGGGCGTCGGCGATATCCGCATCGTGACCGAACGGGTGCGCCGCGGGGCGATCTCGGGCACGCACGTGCACTTCGAGGGGTGGGATCCGGCCGAGGAGCGCGACCACCGCCACCTGTCGACCATCTTGGAGATGCTCGACACGAGCGGGCTCGACGCGGCCGTCAAAGCGCGCGCCAAAGAGATGTTCCAGACGCTGGGCGAGTCGGAGTCGAAGGTCCACGATATCCCGCTCGAGACGGTGCACTTTCACGAGTGCGGCGCGCTCGACTCGATTTTTGACTTCGTGTCGGCCGCCTTCATCATCGAGACGACCGGGGCGAGCTGGTCGGCGAGCGCGGTGCCGACCGGCAGCGGCACGGTCGAGACCGACCACGGCACGGTGCCCGTGCCGGTGCCGGCGACCGCCGACATCCTCAAGGGCTTCGAGCTGATCGCGCGTCCGGTGCAGGCCGAGCTGGTCACCCCCACGGGTGCGACGATCCTGAAGACGCTGCGCGGGATGAACCCGGGCTTCGATCGACCGCAGGCCACCGTCTCGACGGTGGGCTACGGCTGCGGCACCCGCGAGCTCGCCGAGTTCTCGAACGTGGTGCGCTTTTTGGTGTTGGAGACCGAGGCCACCGGCGACGAGGCGGACGAGACGCGCGACGTCGTCGCCAAGCTCACCTGCGAGATCGACGACATGCAGCCCGAGCTGTTCCCGAGCGTGGAGGCCAAGCTATTCGATGAGGGCGCGCTCGATGTGGTGCGAGAGCCGGTCTACATGAAAAAGGGCCGCCAGGGCATCCGCCTGTCGGTGCTGTGCCGGCCCGCGGACCGCGACCGCCTCGCCGACGTGCTCTTTCGCGAGACGACGACCTTCGGGGTGCGCGTCGAGCAGGTCGAGCGCCTCAAGCTCGCCCGCAAGATCTTGGAGGTCGAAACCTCCGCAGGCACGGTGCACGTCAAGGTGGGCTACAAGGACGGCAAAGTGTTGAAGGCGACCCCCGAGTATGAAGATTGTCTACGTTTGGCTGCCGAGACCGGCACGCCGGTGCGTGAGATTTATATCGACGCGCTGACGGCGGCAGCGTCTCACTGA
- a CDS encoding WD40 repeat domain-containing serine/threonine protein kinase has protein sequence MGTNWKDQQALRRRADNLLRHFCEKCTSLRAEADESCLDCGSDRPRGGWVPLIGAYDPFLGRILNERYLISKIEGRGSSSTIYRAESLTVPKRFAIKMVKLWHSEKGVTEEVRARLEREVRAVGMLRNPHIVRVYELLELNENWIALVMDHIEGDTLEERIDAQGPLDVDRALALLFQVTNGLCEAHDVGMIHRDIKPANIMLERLPDGEDFAYLLDFGVVRLDGETKLTRGFLGTPLFASPEQATGGELDGRSDIYSLGATLFYMLTGRPPFESDNTLQVLKAHVQKPAPTLSQACPKRKFPRALERLVAAMLAKSPSDRPADLYEVIDALRSTREASDAEELADADALHEPTPAESADLTNQLAVEDSYNGARRTELGTDLDPTESLKATMAFQDRPKTVLGLRHGLGEAPDTDTTDNETADKKGKVDEWRTQRDSGQLRSLNETNPRGFDRPATNPRGHKPPRDIEVKKTLQFLPDPTQVGVDADEELERDEPAGAAIVGRKRDANKAAPKKNDTGYPFARTVRLSGASSERLIAFVDTHNEIWTVGDGRLVPVTVPSSRITAVAASEAGAFVGTADGAICSIDADNSELERLFCDAEGRSFTAMAATRSGSTLLAATADGALFLGRLRHHRERWLSLAANRPITSVAVTAMGGMFAAASADGLIRVASTESPGTAVAKLTADGAVRDMAFSNDGHLLAVLLDDGRLPIFQVLYGSQISELTPDCPTPRSLYFSRENILYGVCTADGRIGRWNLTTGRAAERE, from the coding sequence ATGGGCACCAACTGGAAAGATCAGCAGGCGTTGCGCAGGCGCGCCGACAACCTATTGCGGCACTTTTGCGAGAAGTGCACGTCCTTGCGCGCCGAGGCCGACGAGAGCTGCCTCGACTGCGGCAGCGACAGGCCCCGGGGCGGCTGGGTGCCGTTGATCGGCGCCTACGACCCGTTCTTGGGGCGCATCCTCAACGAGCGCTACCTGATCAGCAAAATCGAGGGGCGCGGCAGCTCCTCGACCATCTACCGCGCCGAATCGCTGACGGTGCCCAAGCGCTTCGCGATCAAGATGGTCAAGCTGTGGCACTCCGAAAAGGGCGTCACCGAAGAGGTGCGCGCTCGCCTCGAGCGTGAGGTGCGCGCGGTGGGGATGCTGCGCAACCCGCATATCGTGCGGGTCTACGAGCTGTTGGAGCTCAACGAAAACTGGATCGCGCTGGTCATGGACCACATCGAGGGAGACACCCTCGAGGAGCGCATCGATGCGCAGGGGCCGCTCGACGTCGATCGCGCGCTGGCGCTGCTGTTCCAGGTGACCAACGGGCTGTGTGAAGCCCACGACGTGGGCATGATTCACCGGGACATCAAGCCGGCGAATATCATGCTCGAGCGGCTGCCCGACGGCGAGGACTTTGCGTACCTGCTCGACTTTGGCGTGGTGCGCCTGGACGGAGAGACCAAGCTGACGCGCGGGTTCTTGGGGACGCCGCTCTTTGCGAGCCCCGAGCAGGCGACCGGCGGTGAGCTCGACGGGCGAAGCGATATCTACAGCCTGGGCGCCACCCTCTTCTACATGCTCACCGGGCGGCCGCCGTTCGAGAGCGACAACACCCTGCAGGTGCTCAAGGCCCACGTCCAAAAGCCGGCGCCGACGCTGTCGCAGGCGTGTCCGAAGCGCAAATTTCCACGTGCGCTCGAGCGGCTTGTGGCGGCCATGCTGGCCAAATCTCCCAGCGACCGCCCCGCCGACCTGTACGAGGTCATCGACGCACTTCGCAGTACCCGCGAGGCCTCCGACGCCGAGGAGCTCGCCGACGCGGACGCATTGCACGAGCCGACGCCGGCCGAGTCCGCCGACCTGACGAACCAGTTGGCGGTCGAGGACTCGTACAACGGCGCTCGCCGTACCGAGTTGGGCACGGATCTGGACCCGACCGAGTCGCTCAAGGCGACCATGGCCTTCCAGGATCGCCCCAAGACGGTGCTCGGCCTGCGCCACGGGCTCGGCGAAGCGCCCGACACCGACACCACGGACAACGAAACCGCGGACAAAAAAGGGAAGGTCGACGAGTGGCGAACTCAGCGCGATAGCGGCCAGCTTCGCTCGCTGAACGAGACGAACCCGCGCGGCTTCGATCGCCCCGCGACCAACCCGCGCGGGCACAAGCCGCCGCGAGACATCGAGGTCAAAAAGACCCTGCAGTTCTTGCCCGACCCCACGCAGGTCGGCGTCGACGCCGACGAGGAGCTCGAGCGTGACGAGCCTGCCGGCGCCGCCATCGTCGGGCGGAAACGGGACGCGAACAAAGCGGCCCCCAAGAAGAACGACACCGGCTACCCGTTTGCGCGCACCGTGCGCCTCAGCGGCGCCAGCAGCGAGCGTCTGATCGCCTTTGTCGACACGCACAACGAGATCTGGACGGTCGGCGACGGGCGCCTGGTGCCGGTCACCGTGCCCAGCAGCCGGATTACGGCGGTCGCCGCCAGCGAGGCCGGCGCCTTTGTGGGCACCGCCGATGGCGCGATCTGCTCGATCGACGCCGACAACTCCGAGCTCGAGCGCCTCTTCTGCGACGCCGAGGGCCGCTCGTTCACCGCCATGGCGGCCACGCGCTCGGGCAGCACCCTCTTGGCGGCCACCGCCGACGGCGCGCTCTTTTTGGGGCGGCTTCGCCACCACCGCGAGCGCTGGCTGTCGCTGGCGGCCAACCGGCCGATCACCAGCGTGGCGGTCACCGCCATGGGCGGCATGTTCGCCGCCGCGTCTGCCGACGGGCTCATCCGCGTCGCCTCGACCGAATCGCCGGGCACCGCCGTGGCCAAGCTGACCGCCGACGGCGCGGTGCGCGACATGGCCTTCTCGAACGACGGCCACCTTCTGGCCGTGCTCCTCGACGACGGCCGCCTGCCGATCTTCCAAGTCCTGTACGGCAGCCAGATCTCCGAGCTCACCCCCGACTGCCCCACCCCGCGCAGCCTGTACTTCTCGCGCGAGAATATCCTGTACGGCGTGTGCACCGCCGACGGGCGCATCGGCCGGTGGAATCTGACCACCGGACGGGCCGCCGAGCGCGAGTGA
- a CDS encoding peptide chain release factor 3 — MSSTPTQKQLEREVGRRRTFAIISHPDAGKTTLTEKLLLYGGAIHLAGSVKSRRAAKHAVSDWMEMEQERGISITSSVLQFPYGKNSINLLDTPGHADFSEDTYRTLAAADSAVMLIDCAKGVEPQTEKLFKVCAMRKLPVFTFVNKMDRYGRQPLELMEEIDNVLGIPAVPINWPIGMGKDFKGVYDRREEKVILFDSEGTHGEAIVETEKLDLDDPKLESILGPKRYEKTLEEIELLEIAGEPFDLEKVRNGEQSPMFFGSAMTNFGVQPFLEAFIEMAPSPGEVKDPPVEPTRPEFSGFVFKIQANMNPNHRDRIAFVRITSGQYTRDMHAKLVREDRELKLSYPQQFMASDRGTVDEAYAGDILGLYDPGYFKIGDSISNGDPVEAKDIPRFSPEHFSVVELKDPLRRKQLEKGLDQLSEEGTIQVFRQPHLGNQTIVGAVGILQFEVLTHRLEHEYNVKVRLRSLQFKYARWIEGEFDEAKFERQDYTMVLKDKDDLPIVLFRNDWALNFVKQNHPDLKLLPNPPGTPGLEELHGKGWDF; from the coding sequence GTGAGCAGCACACCCACCCAAAAACAACTCGAGCGCGAAGTGGGCCGACGCCGCACCTTCGCCATCATCTCGCACCCCGACGCCGGTAAGACGACCCTTACCGAAAAGCTTCTGCTTTACGGCGGGGCGATCCACCTGGCCGGCAGCGTCAAATCGCGCCGAGCGGCCAAGCACGCCGTCAGTGACTGGATGGAGATGGAGCAGGAGCGTGGTATCTCGATCACCTCGAGTGTGCTGCAGTTTCCGTACGGCAAGAACTCGATCAACCTGCTCGACACCCCCGGCCACGCCGACTTCTCGGAGGACACCTACCGAACGCTGGCGGCCGCAGACAGCGCGGTCATGCTCATCGACTGCGCCAAGGGCGTCGAGCCGCAGACCGAGAAGCTCTTCAAGGTCTGCGCGATGCGCAAGCTGCCGGTGTTCACCTTCGTCAACAAGATGGACCGCTACGGGCGCCAGCCGCTCGAGCTGATGGAGGAGATCGACAACGTGCTGGGCATCCCGGCCGTGCCGATCAACTGGCCCATCGGCATGGGCAAGGACTTCAAGGGCGTCTACGACCGCCGCGAAGAAAAGGTGATCTTGTTCGACTCGGAGGGCACCCACGGCGAGGCCATCGTCGAGACCGAGAAGCTCGACCTGGACGATCCCAAGCTCGAGAGCATCCTCGGGCCCAAGCGCTACGAGAAGACCCTCGAGGAGATCGAGCTTCTGGAGATCGCCGGCGAGCCCTTCGACCTCGAAAAGGTGCGCAACGGCGAGCAGTCGCCGATGTTCTTCGGCAGCGCGATGACCAACTTCGGCGTCCAGCCCTTTTTGGAGGCGTTCATCGAGATGGCGCCCTCGCCCGGCGAGGTCAAGGACCCGCCCGTCGAGCCCACGCGGCCCGAATTCTCGGGGTTCGTCTTCAAGATTCAGGCGAATATGAACCCCAACCACCGCGACCGCATCGCGTTCGTGCGCATCACCTCCGGCCAATACACCCGCGACATGCACGCCAAGCTGGTGCGCGAGGACCGCGAGCTCAAGCTCTCCTACCCGCAGCAATTCATGGCGAGCGACCGCGGCACGGTCGACGAGGCCTACGCCGGCGATATCCTCGGTCTGTACGACCCGGGCTACTTCAAGATCGGCGACTCCATCTCCAACGGTGACCCGGTCGAGGCCAAGGACATCCCGCGCTTCAGCCCGGAGCACTTCTCGGTGGTCGAACTCAAGGACCCGCTGCGCCGAAAGCAGCTCGAAAAGGGCCTCGACCAGCTCTCCGAGGAGGGCACCATCCAGGTCTTCCGCCAGCCGCACCTGGGCAACCAGACCATCGTCGGCGCCGTCGGTATTCTGCAGTTCGAGGTGCTCACCCACCGCCTCGAGCACGAGTACAACGTCAAAGTGCGCCTGCGCAGCTTGCAGTTCAAATACGCGCGCTGGATCGAAGGCGAGTTCGACGAAGCCAAATTCGAGCGCCAGGACTACACGATGGTCCTCAAGGACAAGGACGATCTGCCCATCGTCTTGTTCCGCAACGACTGGGCGCTGAACTTCGTCAAGCAGAACCACCCCGACCTGAAGCTCCTGCCGAACCCTCCGGGCACCCCCGGGCTGGAAGAATTGCACGGTAAGGGCTGGGACTTCTAA
- a CDS encoding DMT family transporter — translation MPRQLPAPPSKPVAYALLIVTMIIWASAFAGLRFVLRELDAFTLTVLRMLIATGALVAMGLIFKTPLPEKRDLPEILGAGFLGFTLYHLALNYGLEFVTAGQGSFIIATIPIWTSILAARFLGERVTIKTWLGMGLGLLGVAYMSLEPGKMSISGGSFIVLFSALCAGGNMVLQKRLLSRYRALDVSVYATVVGTVPLLFLLPSGIDAIAELSTTGWLVTAYLGIVPIAIGYYLSTLAMNALPANRTAQMLLLVPPIAAVIAWLTIGEEPGTKLVVGGPIILAGVLLGNLERKRKRAPKTSQ, via the coding sequence ATGCCACGCCAACTCCCCGCCCCACCCTCCAAGCCGGTCGCCTACGCCCTGTTGATCGTCACGATGATCATCTGGGCGTCGGCCTTCGCCGGCCTGCGCTTTGTGCTGCGCGAGCTCGACGCGTTTACGCTGACCGTCTTACGCATGCTCATTGCCACCGGCGCGCTCGTCGCCATGGGTCTCATTTTCAAGACCCCTCTGCCCGAAAAACGCGACCTGCCCGAGATCCTCGGAGCGGGCTTCTTGGGCTTTACGCTCTACCATCTCGCGCTCAACTACGGCCTCGAGTTCGTTACCGCCGGCCAGGGCTCGTTCATCATCGCCACGATTCCGATCTGGACGAGCATCCTGGCAGCGCGCTTCTTGGGCGAACGGGTCACCATCAAAACCTGGTTGGGCATGGGACTTGGGCTCTTGGGCGTGGCCTACATGAGCCTCGAGCCGGGCAAGATGAGCATCTCGGGCGGCAGCTTCATCGTGTTGTTCTCTGCGTTGTGCGCCGGCGGTAACATGGTGCTGCAAAAGCGGCTCTTGAGCCGCTACCGCGCGCTCGACGTGTCGGTCTACGCCACCGTCGTGGGCACCGTCCCCTTGCTCTTCTTGCTGCCGAGCGGCATCGACGCCATCGCCGAGCTGAGCACCACCGGCTGGCTGGTCACCGCGTACCTGGGCATCGTCCCCATCGCCATCGGCTACTACCTGAGCACGCTCGCCATGAACGCGCTGCCGGCCAACCGCACCGCCCAGATGCTCTTGCTGGTACCGCCCATCGCCGCGGTCATCGCCTGGCTGACGATCGGCGAGGAGCCGGGCACCAAGCTGGTGGTCGGCGGACCGATCATTTTGGCAGGGGTGTTGCTGGGGAATCTGGAGCGCAAGAGGAAACGCGCTCCCAAAACCTCCCAATAG
- the map gene encoding type I methionyl aminopeptidase, translating to MRRRRRQLTLLSKDEIAKMREAGQFAATLLCHLGEMIEPGISTQDLNDEAERWVEKRGATHAPYGYKGFPRSICTSINEVVCHGIPNKDRVLEDGDIISVDVTPIVDGFHGDSCATFFVGEVDEEAKKLVEVTAQCLMRGINEIRPGKRIGDIGAAIQAHAEAEGFSVVRDFIGHGIGRTFHGAPEVPHFGKRNTGMRFRPGMAFTVEPMINLGDYPVEVLDDDWTAVTKDRQLSAQFEHTVVVTEDGVEVMTHREGDDPQKVSPGCAINFDEIGGI from the coding sequence ATGAGACGACGCCGCCGACAACTGACTCTTCTCTCTAAAGACGAGATCGCCAAGATGCGCGAGGCGGGCCAATTCGCCGCCACGCTGCTCTGCCACCTCGGAGAGATGATCGAGCCGGGCATCTCCACCCAGGACCTCAACGACGAGGCCGAGCGCTGGGTCGAAAAACGCGGCGCCACCCATGCGCCGTACGGCTACAAGGGCTTCCCGCGTAGCATCTGCACGAGCATCAACGAGGTCGTCTGCCACGGCATCCCCAACAAGGACCGGGTCCTCGAAGACGGCGACATCATCTCAGTCGACGTCACCCCCATCGTCGACGGCTTCCACGGCGACTCGTGCGCCACGTTCTTCGTCGGCGAGGTCGACGAGGAAGCCAAGAAGCTCGTCGAGGTCACCGCGCAGTGTCTGATGCGCGGCATCAACGAGATCCGCCCCGGCAAGCGCATCGGCGACATCGGCGCGGCCATCCAGGCCCACGCCGAGGCCGAAGGCTTCTCGGTGGTGCGCGACTTCATCGGCCACGGCATCGGGCGCACCTTCCACGGCGCCCCCGAGGTCCCCCACTTCGGCAAGCGCAACACCGGCATGCGCTTCCGCCCGGGCATGGCGTTCACCGTCGAGCCGATGATCAACCTGGGCGACTACCCCGTCGAAGTCCTCGACGACGACTGGACCGCCGTCACCAAAGACCGCCAACTCTCCGCTCAATTCGAGCATACCGTCGTCGTCACCGAAGACGGCGTCGAGGTCATGACCCACCGCGAAGGCGACGACCCGCAAAAGGTTTCGCCGGGCTGCGCGATCAATTTTGATGAGATTGGTGGGATCTAG
- a CDS encoding NAD(P)H-dependent glycerol-3-phosphate dehydrogenase, translated as MNIGVIGGGSWGTALAKLLAENGHDVLVWCHEKPLPAAINEGHENTEYLPGFTLPDNLRATNDIQETIADKEMIVSVVPSHVLRKVISQVADDIPPATPIVSATKGIENETQMLVSDILEDVLPEYCHPYLVYLSGPSFAKEVAAQKPTAVTVASYNHKLAERVQRVFSNDVFRAYTSTDVVGVEIGGAVKNVIAIAAGAVAGMELGLNSRAGMITRGLHEMSRLAVSIGANPLTLSGLAGMGDLVLTCTGGLSRNRSVGVKLGQGHSLEEIVGGMNMVAEGVKTSKSVHSLSQKLGVEMPICEKVYQVLYEGLSTEDAVTELMSRELKPELQGLY; from the coding sequence ATGAATATTGGTGTCATTGGAGGCGGATCGTGGGGTACGGCCTTGGCCAAGCTCTTGGCTGAAAACGGTCACGACGTATTGGTCTGGTGCCACGAGAAGCCGCTGCCTGCCGCGATCAACGAGGGGCACGAGAATACCGAGTACCTTCCCGGCTTCACACTGCCTGACAACCTGCGCGCGACCAACGACATCCAGGAGACGATCGCCGACAAGGAGATGATCGTGTCGGTGGTGCCCAGCCACGTGCTGCGCAAGGTCATCTCGCAGGTGGCCGACGATATCCCGCCGGCCACGCCCATCGTCAGCGCGACCAAGGGGATCGAGAACGAAACCCAGATGCTCGTCAGCGACATCCTCGAGGACGTGCTCCCCGAGTATTGCCACCCGTACCTGGTCTACCTGTCGGGGCCGAGCTTCGCCAAAGAGGTCGCCGCCCAGAAGCCCACGGCGGTGACCGTCGCCTCGTACAATCACAAGCTTGCCGAGCGCGTCCAGCGCGTCTTTAGTAACGATGTGTTCCGTGCTTACACTTCCACCGACGTGGTCGGCGTCGAGATTGGCGGGGCAGTCAAGAACGTCATCGCCATCGCCGCCGGCGCGGTCGCCGGCATGGAATTGGGGCTCAACTCGCGGGCCGGCATGATCACCCGCGGGCTGCACGAGATGAGCCGCCTGGCGGTCAGCATCGGCGCCAACCCCCTGACGCTCTCCGGGCTGGCGGGCATGGGCGACCTGGTGCTCACCTGCACCGGCGGGCTGAGCCGCAACCGCTCGGTGGGCGTCAAGCTGGGTCAGGGCCACTCCCTCGAGGAGATCGTCGGCGGCATGAATATGGTCGCCGAGGGCGTCAAGACCTCCAAGAGTGTTCACAGCCTCAGCCAGAAGCTGGGCGTCGAAATGCCTATTTGCGAGAAAGTCTATCAGGTTCTATACGAGGGCCTGTCGACCGAAGATGCGGTCACCGAGCTGATGAGCCGTGAGCTCAAACCGGAATTGCAAGGCCTTTACTAA
- a CDS encoding Crp/Fnr family transcriptional regulator yields the protein MANAKSHAQTLAGRGIFADWELSEIEDLVEVCEALTLMPGQALWSPGEPKDAAFILVSGRVEVSYRVQPDGQRKDQFTEPATALTLSSLVHPWPHGSAGTPLERSIVLRLTCEKFEELFEAEHPAAFHLIDAIAEDLVGEMRDANRRLHEVFGHPAETLRMLRRRSRSDRVIE from the coding sequence ATGGCAAACGCGAAATCGCACGCTCAAACCCTCGCCGGACGCGGCATCTTCGCCGACTGGGAGCTCTCCGAGATCGAAGACCTCGTCGAGGTCTGCGAGGCGCTTACTCTCATGCCTGGTCAGGCGCTGTGGTCGCCCGGCGAGCCCAAGGACGCCGCGTTTATCCTGGTGTCGGGCCGCGTCGAGGTCTCGTATCGCGTCCAGCCCGACGGCCAGCGCAAAGACCAGTTCACCGAACCGGCGACCGCGCTCACCCTCTCGTCGCTGGTCCACCCCTGGCCCCACGGCAGCGCGGGCACGCCGCTCGAGCGCAGCATCGTGCTGCGGCTGACCTGCGAGAAATTCGAGGAGCTCTTCGAAGCCGAGCACCCGGCGGCCTTCCACCTCATCGACGCCATCGCCGAAGATCTCGTCGGCGAGATGCGCGACGCCAACCGACGGCTGCACGAGGTTTTCGGGCATCCGGCCGAGACGCTGCGCATGCTTCGGCGACGCAGTCGCAGTGACCGAGTGATCGAGTGA
- a CDS encoding cyclic nucleotide-binding domain-containing protein translates to MSDNEEKKNQDASMEEGAADLTETVKLRPPAPEGERGLGGATSSAEVSPDAETVFRSIELFEALAPEEVREVVGACDQLNVAAGEELFQQGDEADALYIVESGELQVRARTPAGEDVVLAVLGAGSVVGEMSLIAGGPRSASVEVIGDASIFKLGRDSFDELRAQKRPAAYKIILRLARILGERRRQTDARVEEVFEDPAQYLDSFETQVHEMLGRLKKA, encoded by the coding sequence ATGAGCGACAACGAAGAGAAGAAGAACCAGGACGCCTCGATGGAGGAGGGGGCGGCCGATTTGACCGAGACGGTCAAGCTGCGGCCCCCGGCGCCCGAGGGCGAGCGGGGCTTGGGCGGGGCGACCTCCTCCGCTGAGGTCAGCCCCGACGCCGAGACCGTTTTCCGGTCGATCGAACTGTTCGAAGCGCTCGCTCCCGAGGAGGTGCGCGAGGTCGTCGGCGCCTGTGACCAGCTCAACGTCGCCGCCGGCGAAGAGCTGTTCCAGCAGGGCGACGAGGCCGACGCGTTGTATATCGTCGAGTCGGGCGAGCTGCAGGTCCGCGCGCGCACCCCGGCCGGCGAAGACGTCGTCCTGGCGGTGCTCGGCGCCGGCTCGGTCGTCGGCGAGATGTCGCTGATCGCCGGAGGCCCGCGCTCGGCGAGCGTCGAGGTCATCGGCGATGCCTCCATCTTCAAGCTCGGCCGCGACTCCTTCGACGAGCTGCGCGCCCAGAAGCGTCCGGCGGCCTACAAAATCATCTTGCGCCTGGCTCGCATTCTGGGCGAGCGGCGTCGTCAAACCGATGCGCGCGTCGAAGAGGTCTTCGAGGACCCGGCGCAGTACCTCGACAGCTTCGAAACTCAGGTCCACGAGATGTTGGGCCGGCTCAAGAAGGCGTAG